AATTGCATTCCCAAAGCCAATTGTCTCTGATGAGCTTGCGGTCGCAGCCGCTGCGGGGCTGCGGCGTCGGGCTGCCGTTGACCGTGAAGCCCTCATGGTACTCCGGCCATGAGCCGGCCCCTTGGGCATAAGCAAAGGTCGACGTGGTCGCGAGAAGTCCCGCAATAACGATTTTGCTCTGCAGGTATCGCATGACGTGCCTCCCGCCCGGGCGGTCTAGTGGCCGCTCAGCGCAAAAAAGAGATGTATTCGGGATGGCTTGTTCCAGATGAACACAGCCAGGCCGGCGCGTTAAGCAATAGCATGCGGTATTGGCTTGATTTTATTCTATTCGAGTGAAAGCTTTAGGTCGCTCGAACTAATCCGATAGGATTACTGCCGGGCAAGGCTGCCGAACGGAAGGCGAGAGATGATGACGTATTGGAAATGGCTGGTGCCGGCACTGGCCGCAGTGCTGCTCGCCCATCCGGCGCTCGCCCAGATCGGCACGCCGGGCAATGCGCCGCTGACCCCGGGCGGTCCGAGCCAGGGCCTGGGCCCGCCCTCGATCTTCGATAACCAGCCCGATATCAGGCTGCACGCGCCAGGTGCCGGCGGCATCCCCGGCGCCGGTCCGCCGGTCGACTATGGCGGCACGCCGCGGGGCGCGCCGCGCTCGTCGAACCCGATCTATATGCCGCGCTACGGGTCGGCGAGCGATCCTGCGCTGCGCAGTGTCGGTACAGCCTATTGCAGGACGTCGCGCCGGAGCTGTGCCGCGCCAAATCGACTTCGGGCCGGTGCGGTCTGCTCCTGCCGCCTGCCGAACGGTGCGCGACAGCGCGGGCGCGTCGTCCGCTGACCTGACTCAGCGCCGGGCCACCGCCCTGACCACGCCGTTCTTGCCGCCGCCGCCGCAATAGAAGCGGTCGCCGCCTGCTTCCATGCCAGCGACGAAGGTGCCTTCCGGCATGCGCATGGCGTCGAGCATCTCGCCGCTTTCGGGGTCGACCCGGCGGATTTCGCTTTCTTCGTTCTCCCAGGTCGCGTGCCAGAGCTCGCCATCGCTCCAGGTCACGCCGGTGACGAAGCGGTTGGACTGCAGCGTGCGCAGCACCTTGCCGGTCTGCGGATCGATCTGGTGGATCTGGCGCTCGCGATAATGCCCGACCCAGAGCGTGCCCTCCGCCCAGGCGAGGCCGGAATCGCCGCCGCCGGCCGGCGCCGGAATGGTCGAGAGCACCTTTCCGCTATCCGGATCGATCTTCTGGATGCGGTCCTCGGCGATCTGATAGAGATGCTTGCCGTCGAAGGCGGTGCCGGCATGGGCGGGGATGTCGAGGCTGCGGGTCGTCTCGCCGCTCTCCGGATCGAGCGCATTGAGCTTGTCGCCCGAGGCGAACCAGACTTGTCTGCCGTCATAGCTGACGCCGTG
This genomic interval from Bosea sp. 29B contains the following:
- a CDS encoding glutaminyl-peptide cyclotransferase → MTRTARIVREYGPFPGIEAVHGVSYDGRQVWFASGDKLNALDPESGETTRSLDIPAHAGTAFDGKHLYQIAEDRIQKIDPDSGKVLSTIPAPAGGGDSGLAWAEGTLWVGHYRERQIHQIDPQTGKVLRTLQSNRFVTGVTWSDGELWHATWENEESEIRRVDPESGEMLDAMRMPEGTFVAGMEAGGDRFYCGGGGKNGVVRAVARR